A genome region from Microtus ochrogaster isolate Prairie Vole_2 chromosome 1, MicOch1.0, whole genome shotgun sequence includes the following:
- the LOC101986792 gene encoding RNA exonuclease 1 homolog, with protein sequence MTYPMPDFLIYYYQYRSKRRSQCSQRILVLVPFLRPGLIVQLSTPWEGPHWRPQQARRKLLCPETSTSLSSRSSSASVREKRRLIHMASPSLANSTTAAKGTFSSSRAVAQPPLLIHVVTLQQAAYSDSMFGVKKLTLTKELKDTVPAAMRQHYLGLFKEECLKFTSSYPEAMKKAQSEEKMVYDKCPSKNRYLNDALHTLKKLRGLVPSAVPAFSQATLYKRLQSYLLTEEERKENGFPFAHPEKPGSAMLFTEDGLSNPTHRTCCRCYVEYPVSSSGGCLSSDPCVFHSGRIHSIRVLGGWEMQYSCCNALIGSKGCVVAKQHVQDGRKNNLRGFAKTFPKKDWEAHPGIYALDCEMCYTTHGLELTRISVVDTYLRVIYDTFVKPDNDIVDYMTKFSGVTEADLANTNVRLRDVQAVLLSLFSTETILIGHSLESDLLALKFIHNTVVDTSVLFPHHRGYPFKRSLRSLVAQYLNRNIQNHSSGHNSIEDAIACMQLVTWKVQEDAKICTPQQQVSCPKCRLQQLKVFMSRSTQTPTILAEELHPENEAQTHFYTPQPET encoded by the coding sequence ATGACCTATCCAATGCCGGACTTTCTGATATATTACTACCAGTACCGCTCAAAGCGTCGTTCCCAGTGCTCCCAGCGCATCCTGGTCCTGGTGCCATTTCTGAGGCCTGGTCTTATAGTGCAGCTCTCAACTCCTTGGGAGGGGCCGCACTGGCGACCCCAGCAGGCTAGGAGGAAGCTGCTATGCCCAGAGACGTCGACGTCGCTGTCGTCACGGTCGTCCTCAGCGTCggtgagagagaagaggaggcttATCCACATGGCCAGCCCCAGCCTGGCCAACAGCACCACAGCTGCTAAGGGGACTTTTAGCAGCAGCAGAGCCGTAGCTCAGCCGCCACTCCTCATCCATGTCGTCACACTGCAGCAAGCCGCCTACAGCGATTCTATGTTTGGAGTGAAGAAGCTCACCCTCACCAAGGAGTTGAAGGACACGGTTCCGGCTGCCATGCGTCAGCACTACTTGGGCCTGTTCAAGGAGGAATGTCTCAAGTTCACCTCTTCGTACCCGGAGGCCATGAAGAAGGCGCAGTCCGAGGAGAAAATGGTCTATGACAAATGTCCCAGCAAGAACAGGTACCTGAATGACGCCCTGCACACCCTGAAGAAACTCAGGGGCCTGGTCCCCAGTGCCGTGCCGGCTTTCAGCCAGGCCACCCTGTATAAGCGCCTGCAGAGCTATCTGCTCACGGAGGAGGAGCGCAAGGAGAATGGCTTCCCGTTCGCACATCCCGAGAAGCCCGGGTCCGCAATGCTCTTCACGGAAGACGGGCTTTCGAATCCAACACACAGGACCTGCTGCCGCTGTTACGTGGAGTATCCTGTGTCTTCCTCTGGCGGCTGCCTAAGCTCAGATCCCTGCGTGTTCCACTCGGGGCGCATCCACTCCATCCGGGTGCTCGGAGGCTGGGAGATGCAGTACTCGTGCTGCAACGCGCTCATCGGCTCCAAAGGCTGCGTGGTGGCCAAGCAACACGTGCAGGACGGCAGGAAGAACAACTTGCGGGGCTTTGCCAAGACCTTCCCGAAGAAAGACTGGGAGGCGCACCCTGGAATCTATGCCCTGGACTGTGAAATGTGCTACACCACGCACGGTCTGGAGCTCACCCGTATCAGTGTGGTGGACACGTACTTACGTGTGATTTACGACACTTTTGTCAAGCCTGACAATGACATCGTGGATTACATGACCAAATTTTCCGGAGTGACGGAGGCAGACCTGGCGAACACCAACGTTAGGCTGCGTGATGTCCAGGCCGTGCTCCTGAGCCTTTTCAGCACCGAAACCATCCTCATTGGACACAGCCTGGAGAGTGATCTGCTGGCTTTGAAGTTCATCCACAACACCGTGGTGGACACGTCAGTGCTATTCCCGCACCACCGGGGGTATCCCTTCAAGCGCTCCTTGAGAAGCCTCGTCGCCCAGTACCTTAACCGGAATATCCAGAACCACAGCAGCGGACACAACTCCATCGAGGATGCCATTGCCTGCATGCAGCTGGTGACCTGGAAGGTGCAAGAAGATGCCAAGATCTGCACTCCTCAGCAACAGGTCAGTTGCCCGAAATGCAGACTGCAGCAGTTGAAGGTTTTCATGAGCCGAtccacacagacacccacaatACTGGCAGAGGAGCTGCACCCAGAGAACGAGGCTCAGACCCACTTTTACACTCCCCAGCCAGAGACTTGA